In Betta splendens chromosome 22, fBetSpl5.4, whole genome shotgun sequence, the following proteins share a genomic window:
- the LOC129603596 gene encoding uncharacterized protein LOC129603596, which produces MGKKLRGFTHFFRRRKRVQPASVNDYVQDAPEQEEVIPLQLDHIHEEKTKPVMQLAVMCQDISELLQVQSGSNINISVNGDCCSECTDSNSEQQNQKQGGICLVQLSVSQQFPEPPENLNQNLHEHLQNIQSAVLNELTRLSPVLDERLMVHLINCYHRQTFNQMHRLLQNISSTQNHFVLMMWVLKTYLSQELLGHPDLQKVDPIKSIDLLLFTEWEAKARDKLLQSVHEEVAESLENILLNEKTHEQCNSEEDYVRVFVDTIQCIKAVHRAAQQISSKLSDDVQNVCFQQLQDFVKRYSDEQTEGLGKKAAMPEPETIQFLKTLKTCKELKQHVQVEAAGASYSGEIVQTLDKLEVFTLNLLLDIFDKMAEANLSTYFKSDSKCFSLLPAVQKRFPKQCYGADEQKRVLNKAYKLIVQIYVKHLIKTNKRQLESCWNPDVSKTIGEDAHGIHSIMSELVRSAWRCLVSHFYLHTLLTCMFCLRPLMFHSRTDYC; this is translated from the exons ATGGGGAAGAAGCTCAGAGGATTCACTCACTTTtttaggaggaggaagagggttCAGCCTGCATCAGTGAATGACTACGTGCAAGACG CACCAGAGCAGGAAGAGGTCATCCCCCTACAACTGGACCACATCCATGAGGAAAAAACTAAGCCAGTAATGCAGCTGGCAGTGATGTGTCAGGACATCTCTGAGCTCCTTCAGGTCCAGTCTGGGTCAAATATCAACATCTCAGTGAATGGAGATTGTTGCTCAGAGTGCACTGACTCAAACTCAGAGCAACAAAACCAGAAGCAAGGCGGCATTTGCCTCGTTCAGTTATCTGTATCCCAGCAGTTTCCAGAACCACCAGAgaatctgaaccagaaccttcaTGAGCACCTGCAGAACATCCAGAGCGCTGTGCTCAACGAGCTCACGAGGCTGAGTCCTGTGTTGGATGAGCGTCTGATGGTTCATCTGATCAACTGCTACCATCGACAGACATTTAACCAGATGCATCGTCTGCtccagaacatcagctccaccCAAAACCACTTTGTGCTGATGATGTGGGTCCTGAAAACCTACCTGAG TCAGGAGCTGCTCGGACACCCTGACCTTCAAAAAGTAGATCCCATCAAAAGCAtagacctgctgctgtttacagagtGGGAAGCGAAGGCCAGAGACAAACTGCTTCAGAGCGTGCAT GAAGAAGTCGCCGAGTCTCTGGAGAACATCCTGCTCAATGAGAAAACCCATGAACAATGCAACAGTGAGGAGGATTATGTCAGAGTCTTCGTGGACACCATTCAG TGCATCAAAGCTGTGCACAGAGCAGCACAACAAATCAGCTCAAAGCTGTCTGATGATGTTCAGAacgtttgttttcagcagctgcaggatttTGTAAAGAG GTACTCAGACGAGCAGACTGAGGGTCTTGGAAAGAAAGCAGCAATGCCAGAACCAGAAACAATTCAATTCTTAAAGACTCTGAAAACCTGTAAAGAACTCAA ACAACACGTTCAAgttgaagctgctggagcttcgTATTCAGGGGAAATTGTTCAAACACTGGACAAGCTGGAGGTTTTCACTCTGAACCTGCTCCTGGACATCTTTGATAAAATGGCAGAG GCTAACCTCAGCACGTACTTCAAATCAGACAGCAAGTGTTTCTCCTTGCTTCCTGCAGTACAGAAACGGTTTCCAAAGCAGTGCTATGGTGCAGATGAACAGAAG AGGGTTTTGAACAAGGCCTACAAGCTCATAGTTCAGATTTATGTCAAACATCTGATCAAGACCAACAAGCGTCAACTGGAGAGTTGTTGGAATCCTGACGTCAGCAAAACCATCGGTGAAGATGCTCATGGAATTCACAGCATCATGTCAGAGCTGGTGAGATCAGCATGGAGATGCCTCGTTTCCCACTTTTACCTGCACACGCTTCTGACCTGCATGTTCTGCCTCAGGCCCCTGATGTTCCACAGCAGAACCGACTACTGCTGA